The following coding sequences are from one Tissierella sp. window:
- a CDS encoding ABC transporter ATP-binding protein, with translation MNIIEVNNISKNFDDKIVLDNISFTVAKGDIFGLIGPNGAGKSTLINIMTGLLDANNGNIAIGGFDVKKNSIKAKEFLGLVPQELALMETVSAYDNLEFFASLYGLKGKLLKERINYALDITGLTEKRKDKVKKFSGGMKRRLNLAAAIMHEPKILILDEPTVGIDPQSRNHIFEFIKGVNKEKNTTILYTSHYMEEVEHLCNNIFIIDEGREIAFGPKKTVKSMISSNNKVNLRVDNINKDLLNNIIVISGVLDCESSHDEINLLVDEDKFRLESLLKVLETNNSTIKSINVDEPNLEEVFLALTGKKLRD, from the coding sequence ATGAATATTATAGAAGTAAATAATATCAGCAAAAATTTTGATGATAAGATTGTATTGGACAATATTTCCTTTACTGTAGCAAAAGGGGATATCTTTGGACTAATAGGCCCAAATGGTGCTGGTAAATCTACTTTAATCAATATAATGACTGGGCTACTGGATGCCAATAATGGAAATATAGCAATAGGTGGATTTGATGTAAAGAAGAATTCTATCAAGGCAAAGGAATTCCTAGGTCTTGTCCCACAGGAACTAGCTTTGATGGAAACCGTATCAGCATATGATAACCTGGAGTTTTTCGCTAGTCTATATGGACTAAAGGGAAAGCTTTTGAAGGAAAGGATTAACTATGCACTGGATATTACAGGTCTTACTGAAAAGAGGAAAGATAAGGTAAAGAAGTTCTCTGGAGGTATGAAGAGAAGGTTAAACTTGGCTGCAGCTATAATGCATGAACCAAAGATACTAATCCTTGATGAGCCTACAGTAGGTATTGATCCTCAATCAAGAAACCATATTTTCGAATTCATCAAAGGTGTAAATAAAGAGAAAAATACTACAATACTTTACACTTCTCATTACATGGAGGAAGTAGAGCACCTTTGCAATAATATCTTTATCATAGATGAAGGAAGAGAAATTGCTTTTGGACCTAAAAAAACAGTTAAATCTATGATTAGTAGCAATAATAAGGTTAACCTAAGAGTTGATAATATTAATAAAGATCTATTAAATAATATTATAGTAATAAGCGGTGTACTAGATTGTGAATCTTCCCATGATGAAATCAATCTATTAGTTGATGAAGATAAATTTAGACTCGAATCATTGTTAAAGGTACTTGAAACCAATAATTCTACTATAAAGAGCATTAATGTTGATGAGCCAAATCTAGAAGAAGTATTCTTAGCCTTAACAGGCAAGAAACTAAGGGATTAG